The Rhododendron vialii isolate Sample 1 chromosome 6a, ASM3025357v1 genome includes a window with the following:
- the LOC131329460 gene encoding uncharacterized protein LOC131329460, with translation MAFLAPTLSSPILILHSKYKPILIHHTSLSPPPLSGRHAAPLFALPKQLEPPLPPPPPPSPVGVAQVDQSPNTTTTHHNDDNNNQKSDFYVNLGLAVRTLREDMPLLFTKDLNYNIYRDDITFTDPLNKFAGIENYKLIFWALRFHGRILFREIGVDVLRIWQPSENVILIRWNLRGIPRVPWEAKGQFQGTSRYKLDRNGKIYEHKVDNLAFNFPQQLKPAVSVLDLVSACPASPNPTFFLGPVDLNSYSSSWVELYRAVREALDRENHLTLHDHLVPCS, from the exons ATGGCTTTTCTGGCGCCAACCCTGTCTTCTCCGATTCTAATCCTCCACTCCAAATACAAACCCATCCTCATTCaccacacctctctctctcctcctcctctttctggTAGACACGCCGCCCCTCTCTTCGCTCTCCCAAAGCAGCTTGAACCCccacttcctcctcctcctcctccttctcccgTTGGGGTAGCCCAGGTCGACCAATCCCCCAATACCACTACCACCCACCACAACGACGacaacaacaaccaaaaaaGCGACTTCTATGTCAATCTGGGTCTTGCTGTACGGACGCTTCGCGAAGACATGCCTTTACTCTTTACCAAAGACCTCAACTACAACATTTACAG GGATGACATCACGTTTACAGACCCATTGAACAAGTTCGCCGGCATTGAGAATTACAAATTGATCTTCTGGGCACTTCGGTTTCACGGCCGAATTCTGTTCAGAGAAATCGGAGTTGACGTACTTAGGATTTGGCAGCCTTCTGAGAATGTCATATTGATTAGGTGGAACTTGAGGGGTATTCCTAGGGTCCCCTGGGAGGCAAAGGGCCAGTTCCAGGGCACCTCCCGCTACAAATTGGATCGAAATGGCAAAATTTATGAGCACAAGGTTGACAATTTGGCATTCAATTTTCCTCAACAACTGAAGCCGGCGGTGTCGGTTCTTGACTTGGTTTCTGCTTGTCCAGCCAGTCCAAATCCCACATTCTTTTTGGGTCCTGTGGATCTCAACTCTTACTCATCTTCGTGGGTAGAGTTGTATCGGGCGGTTAGGGAGGCTTTGGATCGTGAAAATCACTTGACTCTACATGATCACTTAGTTCCTTGTTCATAG
- the LOC131329459 gene encoding 2-dehydro-3-deoxyphosphooctonate aldolase isoform X2 has translation MDSSSTMLFNQLKTSKPFFLMAGPNVIESEEHVMRMANHIKAITSKLGLQLVFKSSFDKANRTSFKSFRGPGLVEGLKILEKVKVAYDIPIVTDVHESIQCEAVGRVADIIQIPAFLCRQTDLLVAAAETGKIVNIKKGQFCAPSMIHTCRSWQILLKRLDSLEMKMLWSVREELCLAIVADVTHSLQQPARRKLEGGGVASGGLRELIPCIARTAVAVGVDGIFMEVHDDPLRAPVDGPTQWPLHHLEELLEELIAIAGVSKGKQSFKIDLTPFRD, from the exons ATGGATTCTTCGTCGACAATGCTTTTCAACCAGCTCAAG ACTTCGAAACCATTTTTCTTAATGGCGGGACCCAATGTCATTGAATCCGAGGAACATGTTATGCGTATGGCCAACCACATTAAGGCTATCACTTCCaa ACTTGGGCTGCAGCTGGTTTTCAAGTCAAGCTTTGACAAAGCCAATCGGACGTCTTTCAAATCATTTCGGGGTCCTGGCCTTGTTGAAGGCTTGAAG ATCCTTGAGAAGGTAAAGGTAGCGTATGACATCCCGATAGTGACAGATGTGCATGAATCCATCCAG TGTGAGGCAGTTGGTAGAGTTGCTGATATTATTCAGATCCCAGCCTTCTTATGCCGACAG ACAGATCTCCTAGTTGCAGCTGCCGAGACTGGAAAAATTGTCAACATAAAGAAAGGCCAATTCTGTGCTCCTTCT ATGATTCATACTTGTAGGTCATGGCAAATTCTGCTGAAAAGATTAGATTCGCTGGAAATGAAAATGTTATGGTCTGTGAGAGAGGAACTATGTTTGGCTATA GTGGCTGATGTCACCCATTCTTTGCAACAGCCTGCCAGGAGGAAG CTGGAGGGTGGTGGTGTCGCCAGTGGGGGTCTTCGTGAACTGATACCATGCATCGCAAGGACAGCAGTTGCTGTTGGAGTTGATGGAATTTTCATGGAG GTACATGATGATCCTCTAAGGGCTCCAGTTGATGGTCCAACCCAATGG CCTCTGCACCATTTGGAGGAACTGCTAGAAGAGCTTATAGCAATCGCT GGTGTTAGCAAGGGGAAGCAAAGCTTCAAAATTGATCTCACTCCATTCCGTGATTAA
- the LOC131329459 gene encoding 2-dehydro-3-deoxyphosphooctonate aldolase 1 isoform X1 translates to MDSSSTMLFNQLKTSKPFFLMAGPNVIESEEHVMRMANHIKAITSKLGLQLVFKSSFDKANRTSFKSFRGPGLVEGLKILEKVKVAYDIPIVTDVHESIQCEAVGRVADIIQIPAFLCRQTDLLVAAAETGKIVNIKKGQFCAPSVMANSAEKIRFAGNENVMVCERGTMFGYNDLIVDPRNFEWMREANCPVVADVTHSLQQPARRKLEGGGVASGGLRELIPCIARTAVAVGVDGIFMEVHDDPLRAPVDGPTQWPLHHLEELLEELIAIAGVSKGKQSFKIDLTPFRD, encoded by the exons ATGGATTCTTCGTCGACAATGCTTTTCAACCAGCTCAAG ACTTCGAAACCATTTTTCTTAATGGCGGGACCCAATGTCATTGAATCCGAGGAACATGTTATGCGTATGGCCAACCACATTAAGGCTATCACTTCCaa ACTTGGGCTGCAGCTGGTTTTCAAGTCAAGCTTTGACAAAGCCAATCGGACGTCTTTCAAATCATTTCGGGGTCCTGGCCTTGTTGAAGGCTTGAAG ATCCTTGAGAAGGTAAAGGTAGCGTATGACATCCCGATAGTGACAGATGTGCATGAATCCATCCAG TGTGAGGCAGTTGGTAGAGTTGCTGATATTATTCAGATCCCAGCCTTCTTATGCCGACAG ACAGATCTCCTAGTTGCAGCTGCCGAGACTGGAAAAATTGTCAACATAAAGAAAGGCCAATTCTGTGCTCCTTCT GTCATGGCAAATTCTGCTGAAAAGATTAGATTCGCTGGAAATGAAAATGTTATGGTCTGTGAGAGAGGAACTATGTTTGGCTATA ATGATTTGATTGTCGATCCACGCAACTTTGAGTGGATGAGGGAGGCTAATTGTCCTGTT GTGGCTGATGTCACCCATTCTTTGCAACAGCCTGCCAGGAGGAAG CTGGAGGGTGGTGGTGTCGCCAGTGGGGGTCTTCGTGAACTGATACCATGCATCGCAAGGACAGCAGTTGCTGTTGGAGTTGATGGAATTTTCATGGAG GTACATGATGATCCTCTAAGGGCTCCAGTTGATGGTCCAACCCAATGG CCTCTGCACCATTTGGAGGAACTGCTAGAAGAGCTTATAGCAATCGCT GGTGTTAGCAAGGGGAAGCAAAGCTTCAAAATTGATCTCACTCCATTCCGTGATTAA
- the LOC131329459 gene encoding 2-dehydro-3-deoxyphosphooctonate aldolase 1 isoform X6, whose amino-acid sequence MDSSSTMLFNQLKTSKPFFLMAGPNVIESEEHVMRMANHIKAITSKLGLQLVFKSSFDKANRTSFKSFRGPGLVEGLKILEKVKVAYDIPIVTDVHESIQLVELLILFRSQPSYADSCRDWKNCQHKERPILCSFYDLIVDPRNFEWMREANCPVVADVTHSLQQPARRKLEGGGVASGGLRELIPCIARTAVAVGVDGIFMEVHDDPLRAPVDGPTQWPLHHLEELLEELIAIAGVSKGKQSFKIDLTPFRD is encoded by the exons ATGGATTCTTCGTCGACAATGCTTTTCAACCAGCTCAAG ACTTCGAAACCATTTTTCTTAATGGCGGGACCCAATGTCATTGAATCCGAGGAACATGTTATGCGTATGGCCAACCACATTAAGGCTATCACTTCCaa ACTTGGGCTGCAGCTGGTTTTCAAGTCAAGCTTTGACAAAGCCAATCGGACGTCTTTCAAATCATTTCGGGGTCCTGGCCTTGTTGAAGGCTTGAAG ATCCTTGAGAAGGTAAAGGTAGCGTATGACATCCCGATAGTGACAGATGTGCATGAATCCATCCAG TTGGTAGAGTTGCTGATATTATTCAGATCCCAGCCTTCTTATGCCGACAG CTGCCGAGACTGGAAAAATTGTCAACATAAAGAAAGGCCAATTCTGTGCTCCTTCT ATGATTTGATTGTCGATCCACGCAACTTTGAGTGGATGAGGGAGGCTAATTGTCCTGTT GTGGCTGATGTCACCCATTCTTTGCAACAGCCTGCCAGGAGGAAG CTGGAGGGTGGTGGTGTCGCCAGTGGGGGTCTTCGTGAACTGATACCATGCATCGCAAGGACAGCAGTTGCTGTTGGAGTTGATGGAATTTTCATGGAG GTACATGATGATCCTCTAAGGGCTCCAGTTGATGGTCCAACCCAATGG CCTCTGCACCATTTGGAGGAACTGCTAGAAGAGCTTATAGCAATCGCT GGTGTTAGCAAGGGGAAGCAAAGCTTCAAAATTGATCTCACTCCATTCCGTGATTAA
- the LOC131329459 gene encoding 2-dehydro-3-deoxyphosphooctonate aldolase 1 isoform X5, with amino-acid sequence MDSSSTMLFNQLKTSKPFFLMAGPNVIESEEHVMRMANHIKAITSKLGLQLVFKSSFDKANRTSFKSFRGPGLVEGLKILEKVKVAYDIPIVTDVHESIQLVELLILFRSQPSYADRSPSCSCRDWKNCQHKERPILCSFYDLIVDPRNFEWMREANCPVVADVTHSLQQPARRKLEGGGVASGGLRELIPCIARTAVAVGVDGIFMEVHDDPLRAPVDGPTQWPLHHLEELLEELIAIAGVSKGKQSFKIDLTPFRD; translated from the exons ATGGATTCTTCGTCGACAATGCTTTTCAACCAGCTCAAG ACTTCGAAACCATTTTTCTTAATGGCGGGACCCAATGTCATTGAATCCGAGGAACATGTTATGCGTATGGCCAACCACATTAAGGCTATCACTTCCaa ACTTGGGCTGCAGCTGGTTTTCAAGTCAAGCTTTGACAAAGCCAATCGGACGTCTTTCAAATCATTTCGGGGTCCTGGCCTTGTTGAAGGCTTGAAG ATCCTTGAGAAGGTAAAGGTAGCGTATGACATCCCGATAGTGACAGATGTGCATGAATCCATCCAG TTGGTAGAGTTGCTGATATTATTCAGATCCCAGCCTTCTTATGCCGACAG ATCTCCTAGTTGCAGCTGCCGAGACTGGAAAAATTGTCAACATAAAGAAAGGCCAATTCTGTGCTCCTTCT ATGATTTGATTGTCGATCCACGCAACTTTGAGTGGATGAGGGAGGCTAATTGTCCTGTT GTGGCTGATGTCACCCATTCTTTGCAACAGCCTGCCAGGAGGAAG CTGGAGGGTGGTGGTGTCGCCAGTGGGGGTCTTCGTGAACTGATACCATGCATCGCAAGGACAGCAGTTGCTGTTGGAGTTGATGGAATTTTCATGGAG GTACATGATGATCCTCTAAGGGCTCCAGTTGATGGTCCAACCCAATGG CCTCTGCACCATTTGGAGGAACTGCTAGAAGAGCTTATAGCAATCGCT GGTGTTAGCAAGGGGAAGCAAAGCTTCAAAATTGATCTCACTCCATTCCGTGATTAA
- the LOC131329459 gene encoding 2-dehydro-3-deoxyphosphooctonate aldolase 1 isoform X4, which translates to MDSSSTMLFNQLKTSKPFFLMAGPNVIESEEHVMRMANHIKAITSKLGLQLVFKSSFDKANRTSFKSFRGPGLVEGLKILEKVKVAYDIPIVTDVHESIQCEAVGRVADIIQIPAFLCRQTDLLVAAAETGKIVNIKKGQFCAPSVMANSAEKIRFAGNENVMVCERGTMFGYNDLIVDPRNFEWMREANCPVVADVTHSLQQPARRKLEGGGVASGGLRELIPCIARTAVAVGVDGIFMEGVSKGKQSFKIDLTPFRD; encoded by the exons ATGGATTCTTCGTCGACAATGCTTTTCAACCAGCTCAAG ACTTCGAAACCATTTTTCTTAATGGCGGGACCCAATGTCATTGAATCCGAGGAACATGTTATGCGTATGGCCAACCACATTAAGGCTATCACTTCCaa ACTTGGGCTGCAGCTGGTTTTCAAGTCAAGCTTTGACAAAGCCAATCGGACGTCTTTCAAATCATTTCGGGGTCCTGGCCTTGTTGAAGGCTTGAAG ATCCTTGAGAAGGTAAAGGTAGCGTATGACATCCCGATAGTGACAGATGTGCATGAATCCATCCAG TGTGAGGCAGTTGGTAGAGTTGCTGATATTATTCAGATCCCAGCCTTCTTATGCCGACAG ACAGATCTCCTAGTTGCAGCTGCCGAGACTGGAAAAATTGTCAACATAAAGAAAGGCCAATTCTGTGCTCCTTCT GTCATGGCAAATTCTGCTGAAAAGATTAGATTCGCTGGAAATGAAAATGTTATGGTCTGTGAGAGAGGAACTATGTTTGGCTATA ATGATTTGATTGTCGATCCACGCAACTTTGAGTGGATGAGGGAGGCTAATTGTCCTGTT GTGGCTGATGTCACCCATTCTTTGCAACAGCCTGCCAGGAGGAAG CTGGAGGGTGGTGGTGTCGCCAGTGGGGGTCTTCGTGAACTGATACCATGCATCGCAAGGACAGCAGTTGCTGTTGGAGTTGATGGAATTTTCATGGAG GGTGTTAGCAAGGGGAAGCAAAGCTTCAAAATTGATCTCACTCCATTCCGTGATTAA
- the LOC131329459 gene encoding 2-dehydro-3-deoxyphosphooctonate aldolase 1 isoform X3, which translates to MDSSSTMLFNQLKTSKPFFLMAGPNVIESEEHVMRMANHIKAITSKLGLQLVFKSSFDKANRTSFKSFRGPGLVEGLKILEKVKVAYDIPIVTDVHESIQCEAVGRVADIIQIPAFLCRQTDLLVAAAETGKIVNIKKGQFCAPSVMANSAEKIRFAGNENVMVCERGTMFGYNDLIVDPRNFEWMREANCPVVADVTHSLQQPARRKLEGGGVASGGLRELIPCIARTAVAVGVDGIFMEPLHHLEELLEELIAIAGVSKGKQSFKIDLTPFRD; encoded by the exons ATGGATTCTTCGTCGACAATGCTTTTCAACCAGCTCAAG ACTTCGAAACCATTTTTCTTAATGGCGGGACCCAATGTCATTGAATCCGAGGAACATGTTATGCGTATGGCCAACCACATTAAGGCTATCACTTCCaa ACTTGGGCTGCAGCTGGTTTTCAAGTCAAGCTTTGACAAAGCCAATCGGACGTCTTTCAAATCATTTCGGGGTCCTGGCCTTGTTGAAGGCTTGAAG ATCCTTGAGAAGGTAAAGGTAGCGTATGACATCCCGATAGTGACAGATGTGCATGAATCCATCCAG TGTGAGGCAGTTGGTAGAGTTGCTGATATTATTCAGATCCCAGCCTTCTTATGCCGACAG ACAGATCTCCTAGTTGCAGCTGCCGAGACTGGAAAAATTGTCAACATAAAGAAAGGCCAATTCTGTGCTCCTTCT GTCATGGCAAATTCTGCTGAAAAGATTAGATTCGCTGGAAATGAAAATGTTATGGTCTGTGAGAGAGGAACTATGTTTGGCTATA ATGATTTGATTGTCGATCCACGCAACTTTGAGTGGATGAGGGAGGCTAATTGTCCTGTT GTGGCTGATGTCACCCATTCTTTGCAACAGCCTGCCAGGAGGAAG CTGGAGGGTGGTGGTGTCGCCAGTGGGGGTCTTCGTGAACTGATACCATGCATCGCAAGGACAGCAGTTGCTGTTGGAGTTGATGGAATTTTCATGGAG CCTCTGCACCATTTGGAGGAACTGCTAGAAGAGCTTATAGCAATCGCT GGTGTTAGCAAGGGGAAGCAAAGCTTCAAAATTGATCTCACTCCATTCCGTGATTAA
- the LOC131329459 gene encoding 2-dehydro-3-deoxyphosphooctonate aldolase 1 isoform X7: protein MKKMKLGLQLVFKSSFDKANRTSFKSFRGPGLVEGLKILEKVKVAYDIPIVTDVHESIQCEAVGRVADIIQIPAFLCRQTDLLVAAAETGKIVNIKKGQFCAPSVMANSAEKIRFAGNENVMVCERGTMFGYNDLIVDPRNFEWMREANCPVVADVTHSLQQPARRKLEGGGVASGGLRELIPCIARTAVAVGVDGIFMEVHDDPLRAPVDGPTQWPLHHLEELLEELIAIAGVSKGKQSFKIDLTPFRD, encoded by the exons ATGAAAAAGATGAA ACTTGGGCTGCAGCTGGTTTTCAAGTCAAGCTTTGACAAAGCCAATCGGACGTCTTTCAAATCATTTCGGGGTCCTGGCCTTGTTGAAGGCTTGAAG ATCCTTGAGAAGGTAAAGGTAGCGTATGACATCCCGATAGTGACAGATGTGCATGAATCCATCCAG TGTGAGGCAGTTGGTAGAGTTGCTGATATTATTCAGATCCCAGCCTTCTTATGCCGACAG ACAGATCTCCTAGTTGCAGCTGCCGAGACTGGAAAAATTGTCAACATAAAGAAAGGCCAATTCTGTGCTCCTTCT GTCATGGCAAATTCTGCTGAAAAGATTAGATTCGCTGGAAATGAAAATGTTATGGTCTGTGAGAGAGGAACTATGTTTGGCTATA ATGATTTGATTGTCGATCCACGCAACTTTGAGTGGATGAGGGAGGCTAATTGTCCTGTT GTGGCTGATGTCACCCATTCTTTGCAACAGCCTGCCAGGAGGAAG CTGGAGGGTGGTGGTGTCGCCAGTGGGGGTCTTCGTGAACTGATACCATGCATCGCAAGGACAGCAGTTGCTGTTGGAGTTGATGGAATTTTCATGGAG GTACATGATGATCCTCTAAGGGCTCCAGTTGATGGTCCAACCCAATGG CCTCTGCACCATTTGGAGGAACTGCTAGAAGAGCTTATAGCAATCGCT GGTGTTAGCAAGGGGAAGCAAAGCTTCAAAATTGATCTCACTCCATTCCGTGATTAA
- the LOC131329459 gene encoding 2-dehydro-3-deoxyphosphooctonate aldolase 1 isoform X8: protein MDSSSTMLFNQLKTSKPFFLMAGPNVIESEEHVMRMANHIKAITSKLGLQLVFKSSFDKANRTSFKSFRGPGLVEGLKILEKVKVAYDIPIVTDVHESIQCEAVGRVADIIQIPAFLCRQTDLLVAAAETGKIVNIKKGQFCAPSVMANSAEKIRFAGNENVMVCERGTMFGYNDLIVDPRNFEWMREANCPVVADVTHSLQQPARRKLINWFGLWIDGCSQLYVECWMMVSKLGI from the exons ATGGATTCTTCGTCGACAATGCTTTTCAACCAGCTCAAG ACTTCGAAACCATTTTTCTTAATGGCGGGACCCAATGTCATTGAATCCGAGGAACATGTTATGCGTATGGCCAACCACATTAAGGCTATCACTTCCaa ACTTGGGCTGCAGCTGGTTTTCAAGTCAAGCTTTGACAAAGCCAATCGGACGTCTTTCAAATCATTTCGGGGTCCTGGCCTTGTTGAAGGCTTGAAG ATCCTTGAGAAGGTAAAGGTAGCGTATGACATCCCGATAGTGACAGATGTGCATGAATCCATCCAG TGTGAGGCAGTTGGTAGAGTTGCTGATATTATTCAGATCCCAGCCTTCTTATGCCGACAG ACAGATCTCCTAGTTGCAGCTGCCGAGACTGGAAAAATTGTCAACATAAAGAAAGGCCAATTCTGTGCTCCTTCT GTCATGGCAAATTCTGCTGAAAAGATTAGATTCGCTGGAAATGAAAATGTTATGGTCTGTGAGAGAGGAACTATGTTTGGCTATA ATGATTTGATTGTCGATCCACGCAACTTTGAGTGGATGAGGGAGGCTAATTGTCCTGTT GTGGCTGATGTCACCCATTCTTTGCAACAGCCTGCCAGGAGGAAG CTCATCAAttggtttggactttggattgATGGATGTTCCCAACTCTATGTGGAGTGCTGGATGATGGTAAGCAAACTTGGAATATGA
- the LOC131329458 gene encoding zinc transporter 1-like: MTMTKMATNLKICLSSILVVLLLVPTVAWGHCTCDIQAQHQHKSRSKSLTYKLIAIASILVAGTVGVGLPQFGRKFEALRPESDVFFMVKAFAAGVILATGYIHILPDAFNSLTSPCLKETLWQDFPFTGLVAMMSSIGTLMVDSFATGYYKRLHFNNNSNKTHQEVIHGDEEIRVIVGEEHQGHVHIHTHATHGHAHGSSTNIPSSGHHEIVTLDLIRHRIISQVLELGIVVHSVIIGISLGACQNPQVIKPLLAALSFHQFFEGMGLGGCISQAKFESLSTAIMVLFFSLTAPAGIAIGIAVSSVYKEDSPTALIVEGIFYSAAAGILIYMALVDLLAADFMNPRMQDNGRLQLGAYISLLLGAGCMSVLAKWA, from the exons ATGACCATGACCAAGATGGCCACCAACTTGAAAATTTGTTTATCGTCAATTTTAGTAGTTCTTCTGCTGGTACCAACTGTGGCATGGGGACACTGCACTTGCGATATCCAAGCCCAACACCAACATAAAAGCAGAAGTAAGTCCCTCACGTATAAATTAATCGCAATTGCTTCAATTCTCGTTGCTGGTACCGTAGGGGTGGGCCTTCCCCAATTCGGAAGGAAATTTGAAGCACTAAGGCCAGAGAGTGACGTATTCTTTATGGTAAAGGCCTTTGCTGCTGGGGTGATACTTGCAACAGGCTATATTCACATACTGCCGGATGCTTTCAACAGCTTAACATCACCTTGCCTAAAAGAAACTCTCTGGCAAGATTTCCCATTCACAGGGCTCGTAGCTATGATGTCTTCCATTGGTACCTTAATGGTCGACTCTTTCGCCACCGGCTACTATAAGAGGTTGCACTTCAATAATAACAGTAACAAGACCCATCAGGAAGTGATCCATGGCGACGAAGAGATCAGGGTCATTGTTGGGGAGGAACATCAAGGTCATGTACATATTCACACTCATGCTACCCATGGTCATGCTCATGGCTCTTCCACCAATATCCCATCATCTGGTCATCACGAAATCGTTACACTTGATCTTATCCGCCATCGCATAATATCTCAA GTGTTGGAGCTGGGAATTGTGGTTCATTCCGTAATAATTGGAATCTCCTTAGGCGCCTGTCAAAATCCTCAAGTAATAAAGCCTCTGTTGGCAGCCCTGTCTTTCCATCAATTTTTCGAGGGCATGGGACTTGGTGGCTGTATCTCTCAG GCAAAATTTGAGTCTCTATCCACGGCGATTATGGTGCTGTTTTTCTCCCTGACTGCCCCAGCAGGGATCGCTATTGGTATTGCAGTATCGAGTGTGTATAAGGAAGATAGTCCAACGGCTCTAATTGTGGAAGGGATATTCTACTCTGCTGCAGCTGGAATCCTGATTTACATGGCACTAGTTGATCTACTAGCAGCAGATTTCATGAACCCAAGGATGCAAGACAATGGAAGGCTTCAGTTAGGGGCATatatttctcttcttcttgGGGCTGGTTGCATGTCTGTTTTGGCCAAATGGGCTTAA